Proteins from one Gemmatimonadota bacterium genomic window:
- a CDS encoding phytanoyl-CoA dioxygenase family protein, producing the protein MHSQTEQQINVDDRDWRALTRGERIRMIEEEGYLIIPDWISPDYLAELKAESERLETIGRDYSEKQRGCRDPHLASPKLAELIAYEPTVRFLEELFGDRLVFIHYTYDRSEPGTPGISLHTDGQPYGSKIFGYEGSCPITVRVLYYLDDLTLDVSPFRVVPRSHLCMHADAHPYKRYERHPEEVIVPCTAGSALFLNHRTFHGTLPNRGNRSRAMLAVAYRPAWAGPIVDVDPRDPSDLERMPDSVRPFLGDPSMRTYEFGVGNKPEGMSASAPGMNPSRWERRA; encoded by the coding sequence ATGCACAGTCAAACGGAACAACAGATCAATGTGGACGACCGGGACTGGCGCGCCCTCACCCGGGGCGAGCGGATCCGGATGATCGAGGAGGAGGGCTACCTGATCATCCCGGACTGGATTTCACCGGACTACCTGGCCGAGTTGAAAGCGGAAAGCGAACGACTCGAAACCATCGGACGGGACTACAGCGAAAAACAGCGGGGCTGCAGGGATCCGCACCTTGCCAGTCCGAAGCTGGCCGAACTCATCGCCTACGAGCCCACGGTGCGTTTCCTGGAGGAGTTGTTCGGCGACCGCCTGGTTTTCATTCACTATACCTACGACCGGTCCGAACCCGGCACGCCGGGGATCAGTCTCCATACGGACGGCCAGCCCTACGGCTCAAAGATATTCGGGTACGAGGGAAGCTGCCCCATTACCGTCCGGGTACTCTACTACCTCGACGACCTGACGCTGGACGTCTCGCCCTTCCGGGTCGTGCCCAGGTCTCACCTCTGCATGCACGCGGACGCCCACCCGTACAAGCGGTACGAGCGCCATCCCGAGGAGGTGATCGTACCCTGCACGGCAGGATCGGCGTTGTTCCTGAATCACCGGACGTTCCACGGAACGCTGCCCAACAGAGGCAACCGGTCTCGGGCCATGCTCGCGGTGGCCTACCGGCCGGCCTGGGCCGGACCGATCGTCGACGTGGACCCGCGGGATCCGTCGGACCTGGAACGGATGCCCGATTCCGTCCGGCCTTTCCTGGGCGATCCCAGCATGCGAACTTACGAGTTCGGCGTCGGCAACAAGCCGGAGGGCATGTCGGCCAGCGCGCCCGGTATGAACCCGAGCCGCTGGGAACGCCGGGCGTAG
- a CDS encoding NAD(P) transhydrogenase subunit alpha, which translates to MGETIAILTIFVLAVFVGFEVITKVPPILHTPLMSGSNAISGITIIGAILSAGTQYSTLTTVLGTAAVVFATINVVGGYLVTNRMLDMFKRKE; encoded by the coding sequence ATGGGTGAAACCATTGCCATACTGACCATTTTCGTCCTGGCGGTGTTCGTCGGATTCGAAGTCATCACCAAGGTCCCGCCCATTCTGCACACGCCGCTGATGTCCGGCTCGAACGCCATATCGGGGATCACGATCATCGGCGCCATCCTCTCGGCCGGAACCCAGTACTCTACGCTTACCACGGTCCTCGGAACCGCCGCCGTGGTTTTCGCCACGATCAACGTGGTCGGCGGCTACCTCGTGACCAACCGCATGCTGGACATGTTCAAGAGAAAGGAGTAG
- a CDS encoding aminotransferase class III-fold pyridoxal phosphate-dependent enzyme, which yields MTSARSSSRGTGRGGGPEATRHNYLKRMVKMSVTRSEERSVEQSMRMYRRAEELIPGWTQLISRRASQFANGVSPVYAESAKGARFVDVDGNEYLDMMNAVSAIILGHADDVVDGAVKEQIDRGSIYTLNGPLEIELAEELVDTIPSAEMVRYAKAGGETCALAARIVRGTTGRDIILFCGYHGWHDWYQSANYLVDPESGEYPFAGIEPIGVPRVLAGTAIPFTYGDPDMLSDLLKKHEGQVAAVMMEPARSELPPSGYLEAVKSLAHEHGALLVFDEVSCGWRFRIGGFQEYTGVTPDVTTLAKAMSNGYAMGAVVGSREAMAPAASMFVSSSYWSDNVGLAAALTTIRELKRRNSVPFFEAMGQLVKKTVNDAFASAGLSGACVGLSYNPSLSFDLPNPELTPIVSTLFVQEMSRRGIFTPTSFRVTMAHTEEDIRQLGEAAVEVFGLIKSGLDRGNLSELLECDLKKEPFRRLVR from the coding sequence ATGACCAGCGCGCGCTCTTCAAGCCGTGGCACAGGCCGCGGGGGTGGACCCGAAGCAACAAGACATAACTACCTGAAAAGGATGGTAAAAATGTCCGTCACCCGTTCCGAAGAACGTTCCGTAGAACAGTCCATGCGCATGTACCGGCGGGCCGAGGAACTGATCCCCGGATGGACACAACTCATCAGCAGGCGGGCAAGCCAGTTTGCCAACGGCGTCAGCCCCGTCTACGCCGAAAGCGCCAAGGGCGCCCGTTTCGTGGACGTGGACGGCAACGAGTACCTGGACATGATGAACGCGGTCAGTGCCATCATCCTGGGTCACGCCGATGATGTCGTTGACGGGGCGGTGAAGGAGCAGATCGACCGGGGCAGTATCTACACGCTGAACGGTCCGCTGGAAATCGAACTGGCCGAGGAACTCGTCGATACCATACCCAGCGCCGAGATGGTGCGGTACGCCAAGGCTGGGGGAGAGACCTGCGCGCTGGCGGCACGGATCGTGCGGGGAACCACCGGCAGGGACATCATCCTCTTCTGCGGCTACCACGGCTGGCACGACTGGTACCAGTCCGCCAACTACCTCGTCGATCCGGAGAGCGGCGAGTATCCCTTCGCCGGCATCGAGCCGATCGGCGTGCCGCGCGTCCTCGCGGGCACCGCCATCCCCTTTACCTACGGGGACCCGGACATGCTTTCAGACCTGCTGAAAAAGCACGAAGGTCAGGTCGCGGCGGTCATGATGGAACCCGCGCGGTCCGAACTCCCGCCATCCGGCTACCTGGAAGCCGTCAAGTCGTTGGCCCATGAACACGGCGCACTACTCGTGTTCGACGAGGTGTCCTGCGGCTGGCGCTTCCGCATCGGGGGGTTCCAGGAGTATACCGGGGTGACGCCCGACGTGACCACCCTGGCCAAGGCCATGTCGAATGGATACGCCATGGGCGCCGTCGTGGGTTCCCGCGAAGCTATGGCGCCCGCCGCTTCGATGTTCGTATCCAGTTCCTACTGGAGCGACAACGTGGGCCTGGCCGCGGCGCTGACCACGATACGTGAACTGAAGCGACGGAACTCGGTACCCTTCTTCGAGGCCATGGGTCAACTGGTCAAGAAGACGGTGAACGACGCCTTCGCGAGTGCGGGACTGTCCGGCGCCTGCGTGGGGCTTTCCTACAATCCCAGCCTCTCCTTCGATCTGCCCAACCCGGAACTCACCCCCATCGTCTCCACGCTCTTCGTCCAGGAGATGTCGCGCCGGGGCATCTTCACACCTACCTCGTTTCGGGTCACCATGGCCCACACGGAGGAGGACATCCGTCAACTGGGCGAGGCGGCCGTCGAGGTCTTCGGGCTCATCAAGTCGGGCCTGGACCGCGGCAACCTGTCGGAACTGCTGGAATGCGACCTGAAGAAGGAACCCTTCAGGAGGCTGGTTCGGTGA
- a CDS encoding ThuA domain-containing protein, with protein sequence MPKALFVWGGWEGHEPRQSQDIFIPLLESEGYEITQRDTLDAYLDAEAMPTYDLIVQTVTMSAITGAQEKALLDTVSAGAGFGGWHGGQADAFRNNTNYQYMVGGQWVSHPGGIIDYEVNITDHEDPVTADLNDFAMHSEQYYMHVDPSNQVLATTTFSGDHDAWIDGTVMPVAWKRPWGRGKVFHCTLGHVASDFDVPEAREIVRRGLIWCTR encoded by the coding sequence ATGCCTAAGGCCCTTTTCGTCTGGGGAGGATGGGAAGGACACGAACCCAGGCAGTCCCAGGACATCTTCATCCCGCTGCTCGAATCGGAAGGATACGAAATCACGCAGCGCGACACGCTCGACGCCTACCTGGACGCGGAAGCCATGCCCACGTACGATCTCATCGTGCAGACCGTGACCATGAGCGCGATCACCGGCGCCCAGGAGAAGGCGCTGCTGGACACGGTCTCCGCCGGGGCCGGGTTCGGCGGCTGGCACGGCGGACAGGCGGACGCCTTCCGCAACAACACGAACTACCAGTACATGGTGGGCGGACAGTGGGTGTCCCACCCGGGCGGCATCATCGACTACGAGGTCAACATCACCGATCACGAAGATCCCGTGACGGCGGACCTTAACGACTTTGCCATGCACTCGGAACAGTACTACATGCACGTCGATCCGTCCAACCAGGTGCTCGCGACCACGACCTTCAGCGGGGATCATGATGCCTGGATCGACGGCACGGTGATGCCCGTGGCGTGGAAGAGGCCGTGGGGCCGGGGGAAGGTATTCCACTGTACGCTGGGACACGTCGCCAGCGATTTCGACGTGCCCGAGGCGCGGGAAATCGTCCGTCGCGGACTGATCTGGTGCACGCGCTGA
- a CDS encoding phytanoyl-CoA dioxygenase family protein gives MNETERYEFDRQGYIVVEDLLDPGTVFSLSAAVDELEAHALENLEKPPRKISPWGPDYHRNPERGYHADGSNAEGRTVIIEDFWNADERFDVLVNDKRTMAYINGIVQGRSTINNSEIRIRYRGNLSGLHGGMRPENQKYRYGFNANGIDCMMVRMVYFIHDVSREHGAFCVIPGTHKTNVPCPYDGNPDEEPGVVALEVKAGDAILFTENLRHGGVTNRSDRVRKTIHVGYGPYWMLSQNQATMDELPYVTEATYARWDDDQRALFKPWHRPRGWTRSNKT, from the coding sequence ATGAACGAAACCGAACGCTATGAATTCGACCGTCAGGGCTACATCGTGGTCGAGGACCTGCTGGATCCGGGTACCGTCTTTTCGCTGTCAGCCGCGGTGGACGAACTGGAAGCACACGCGCTGGAGAACCTGGAAAAGCCGCCGCGCAAGATCAGCCCATGGGGTCCGGATTATCACCGGAATCCGGAACGGGGATATCACGCGGACGGATCGAACGCGGAGGGCAGGACCGTCATCATCGAGGACTTCTGGAACGCCGACGAGCGCTTCGACGTGCTGGTGAACGACAAGCGCACCATGGCGTATATCAATGGTATCGTCCAGGGCAGGTCCACGATCAACAACTCCGAGATCCGGATCCGCTACCGCGGGAACCTGTCGGGACTGCACGGCGGCATGCGGCCCGAGAATCAGAAGTACCGGTACGGGTTCAACGCGAACGGAATCGACTGCATGATGGTGCGCATGGTCTACTTCATCCATGACGTGTCCCGGGAACACGGGGCGTTCTGCGTCATACCCGGAACCCACAAGACGAACGTGCCCTGTCCCTATGACGGCAACCCGGACGAGGAACCCGGCGTGGTCGCGCTGGAAGTCAAGGCCGGTGACGCCATACTGTTCACAGAGAATCTCCGCCACGGAGGTGTTACCAACCGGTCCGACCGGGTCCGCAAGACCATCCACGTAGGTTACGGGCCCTACTGGATGCTGTCGCAGAACCAGGCGACCATGGACGAACTGCCGTACGTGACAGAAGCCACCTACGCCCGGTGGGACGATGACCAGCGCGCGCTCTTCAAGCCGTGGCACAGGCCGCGGGGGTGGACCCGAAGCAACAAGACATAA
- a CDS encoding NAD(P)(+) transhydrogenase (Re/Si-specific) subunit beta, giving the protein MSPDLVRFAYLVAASLFVFGLKGLSHPRTAVRGNRLSALGMFIAIVVTLIDQQIVRFEFIVAGIVLGGAIGAIWALKVPMTAMPQFVGLCNGFGGGASVLVAGAAYVEAVLRSADTISMQFGIATVASGLIGGVTFWGSLIAFGKLQGIVSEKAVRFTGDHVLKGLFLLAALAAGVLVILQPENTLYFWIMVAIASVLGILLVVPIGGADMPVVIALLNSYSGMAAAATGFVLSNNVLIISGSLVGASGFILTSIMCKAMNRSLANVMFAGVGGDSGGDDAGPADDLYEGKVKSTTAEEVAMVLDSARRVVFVPGYGMAVAQAQHAVRDLANQLEADGIEVEFAIHPVAGRMPGHMNVLLAEADVPYDRLKEMDEANTGFEQTDVTIVIGANDVVNPLARDAADTPLTGMPILNVDKSRTVVVIKRSLSPGFAGIPNPLFAADNCLMFFADGKEAVQELTAAVNEI; this is encoded by the coding sequence ATGTCCCCCGATCTCGTCCGCTTCGCCTATCTCGTCGCCGCCTCCCTGTTCGTATTCGGGCTGAAGGGTCTCTCCCATCCCCGCACCGCGGTTCGGGGAAACCGCCTGAGTGCCCTGGGCATGTTCATCGCCATCGTGGTGACCCTGATCGACCAGCAGATCGTCCGGTTCGAGTTCATCGTCGCGGGCATCGTCCTCGGCGGAGCCATCGGCGCCATCTGGGCGCTCAAGGTGCCCATGACCGCCATGCCGCAGTTCGTGGGCCTGTGCAACGGTTTCGGCGGCGGGGCGTCGGTGCTCGTGGCCGGCGCGGCCTACGTCGAGGCCGTGCTGCGGTCTGCGGACACGATCTCGATGCAGTTCGGCATCGCGACCGTGGCTTCCGGGCTGATCGGCGGTGTGACCTTCTGGGGCAGCCTGATCGCCTTCGGCAAGCTGCAGGGCATCGTCTCCGAGAAAGCGGTTCGCTTCACCGGAGATCACGTGCTCAAAGGGCTCTTCCTGCTGGCCGCACTGGCGGCGGGCGTCCTCGTCATCCTGCAGCCGGAGAACACCCTGTACTTCTGGATCATGGTGGCGATCGCGTCCGTGCTGGGCATATTGCTCGTGGTGCCCATCGGGGGCGCGGACATGCCGGTGGTCATCGCCCTGCTCAACTCCTACTCGGGCATGGCCGCCGCGGCGACCGGCTTCGTGCTGTCCAACAACGTGCTGATCATTTCCGGTTCGCTGGTCGGCGCTTCCGGGTTCATCCTGACGAGTATCATGTGCAAGGCCATGAACCGGTCGCTTGCCAACGTGATGTTCGCGGGGGTCGGCGGCGATTCGGGCGGCGACGACGCGGGTCCTGCCGACGACCTCTACGAAGGCAAAGTGAAATCCACCACCGCCGAGGAGGTCGCCATGGTGCTCGACAGCGCGCGGCGCGTGGTGTTCGTCCCCGGCTACGGCATGGCGGTAGCCCAGGCGCAGCACGCCGTGCGAGACCTGGCCAATCAACTGGAGGCCGACGGCATCGAGGTGGAGTTCGCCATCCATCCCGTTGCGGGCCGCATGCCCGGTCACATGAACGTGCTGCTGGCCGAAGCGGACGTCCCCTACGACCGCCTGAAGGAGATGGACGAGGCCAATACGGGTTTCGAACAGACCGACGTAACCATCGTCATCGGCGCCAACGACGTGGTCAATCCCCTGGCCCGCGACGCAGCGGACACGCCGTTGACCGGCATGCCGATCCTGAACGTGGACAAGTCGCGGACCGTCGTGGTCATCAAGCGCAGCCTGAGCCCCGGCTTCGCCGGCATACCCAATCCGCTCTTCGCCGCGGACAACTGCCTGATGTTCTTCGCCGACGGCAAGGAAGCGGTGCAGGAACTGACGGCGGCGGTGAACGAAATCTGA
- the hemG gene encoding protoporphyrinogen oxidase, whose amino-acid sequence MKVVVVGGGIAGLSAAHRLTESGHPGLEVTLLERSDRFGGTIRTVERDGCLVELGPDSFLTSKPWLSDLAGRLGVADRIIPTARTHRRSHVVHRGKLHPLPDGFLMMAPTRLWPMVGTSLFSWKGKARCALDLILPKGSATGDESLGAFVRRRFGGEVLERVVQPLIGGIYAGDPDTLSLKATIPRFFEMEQHHRSVIKAMVAQRRAAAKQQRGASAGSTAAKHRGQASAGSGGPAGSGGPAGSGGPTGSGARYGELASFDRGMETIVQALLRQLPSDAMHTQAEVTRLSREGSGWNLTCGDGRHFHVDGVILAVPSRHAAELLHGTDSGLFEELAAIPHASSAVMNLAYRRSDVPHPLDCFGFVVPAVEDREIIACTFSSVKFPNRAPEGLVLLRVFLGGMLQQELLRSDDEVLLRIVRGELRDLMGIENEPLHTELARYPDAMPQYLVGHGRRVERIESLLGRHPGLALAGNAYGGVGLPDCVRSGVQAAERVLGGADAAQLTEPAS is encoded by the coding sequence ATGAAGGTCGTCGTGGTCGGCGGGGGCATCGCGGGACTGAGCGCGGCCCACCGGCTGACGGAATCCGGGCATCCCGGACTGGAAGTGACGCTGCTCGAGCGGTCGGACCGTTTCGGCGGGACGATTCGTACGGTCGAGCGCGACGGCTGCCTGGTCGAACTGGGGCCGGATTCCTTTCTCACATCCAAGCCCTGGCTGTCGGATCTCGCGGGCCGCCTGGGTGTGGCGGACCGGATCATCCCCACCGCACGTACCCATCGCAGGTCCCACGTGGTCCATCGCGGGAAGCTGCATCCGTTGCCCGACGGTTTTCTGATGATGGCGCCCACCCGGCTCTGGCCCATGGTGGGCACCTCCCTCTTTTCGTGGAAGGGCAAGGCCCGGTGCGCCCTGGACCTGATACTGCCCAAGGGATCCGCAACCGGCGACGAGAGCCTCGGCGCCTTCGTCCGCAGGCGATTCGGCGGCGAAGTGCTCGAGCGGGTCGTCCAGCCGCTCATCGGCGGCATCTACGCGGGAGACCCGGACACCCTCAGCCTAAAGGCCACTATCCCGCGGTTCTTCGAGATGGAACAGCATCACCGCAGCGTCATCAAGGCCATGGTCGCGCAGCGGCGCGCGGCCGCGAAGCAACAGCGCGGGGCGTCCGCCGGCAGCACAGCCGCGAAGCATCGAGGCCAAGCGTCTGCAGGCAGCGGTGGTCCCGCAGGAAGCGGTGGCCCCGCCGGCAGCGGTGGCCCCACCGGCAGCGGCGCCCGTTACGGCGAACTGGCTTCCTTCGACCGGGGCATGGAAACCATCGTGCAGGCGCTGCTGCGGCAACTGCCCTCGGACGCCATGCATACCCAGGCCGAGGTGACGCGGCTGTCCCGTGAAGGGAGCGGCTGGAACCTGACCTGCGGCGACGGGCGCCATTTCCATGTGGACGGCGTCATTCTCGCCGTGCCCTCCCGACATGCCGCGGAACTGCTGCACGGTACCGACTCCGGTCTGTTCGAAGAACTGGCGGCCATCCCCCACGCGTCGTCGGCCGTCATGAACCTCGCGTACCGGCGTTCGGACGTGCCCCACCCGCTGGACTGCTTCGGTTTCGTCGTGCCCGCGGTAGAGGATCGCGAAATCATCGCCTGCACTTTCAGCAGCGTGAAGTTCCCGAACCGCGCGCCGGAAGGCCTCGTCCTGCTGCGCGTGTTTTTAGGCGGCATGCTCCAGCAGGAACTGCTCCGGTCTGACGACGAAGTCCTGTTGCGGATCGTACGCGGGGAGTTGCGGGACCTGATGGGCATCGAAAACGAGCCGCTGCATACCGAACTGGCGCGCTATCCGGACGCCATGCCCCAGTACCTGGTCGGCCATGGCCGGCGTGTCGAGCGGATCGAATCGCTGCTCGGGCGGCATCCCGGGCTTGCACTGGCGGGCAATGCCTACGGGGGCGTGGGCCTGCCGGACTGCGTGCGCTCGGGAGTACAGGCGGCGGAGCGTGTCCTGGGCGGAGCGGATGCCGCCCAACTCACCGAACCAGCCTCCTGA
- a CDS encoding peroxiredoxin: MALRLMDEAPDFTAETTEGTIRFHEWLGDGWGILFSHPADYTPVCTTELGYMANIAHEFARRNVKILAISVDPLDSHRGWIGDINETHNANVSYPLIADPDQEVAQLYDMIHPNADDKMTVRSVFVIGPDKKIKLMLTYPASTGRNFDEILRVVDSLQLTAHHKLATPVNWTSGEDCIIVPAVTDEEADQTYSDIRRVKPYLRYVKQPQG, encoded by the coding sequence ATGGCGTTACGTTTAATGGACGAAGCCCCGGATTTCACGGCTGAAACCACCGAGGGAACGATTCGTTTTCACGAATGGCTCGGGGACGGCTGGGGCATTCTCTTTTCCCATCCCGCGGATTACACGCCGGTCTGCACCACGGAACTGGGTTACATGGCCAACATCGCCCACGAGTTTGCCCGGCGAAACGTCAAGATCCTGGCCATCAGCGTGGATCCCCTCGATTCCCACCGCGGCTGGATCGGCGACATCAACGAGACGCATAACGCGAACGTGAGCTACCCGCTGATCGCGGATCCCGACCAGGAAGTCGCCCAGCTCTACGACATGATCCATCCGAACGCCGACGACAAGATGACCGTCCGTTCGGTGTTCGTCATCGGCCCGGACAAGAAGATCAAGCTGATGCTGACCTACCCCGCGTCCACGGGCCGGAATTTCGACGAGATCCTGCGCGTCGTGGATTCCCTCCAGTTGACGGCTCATCACAAGCTCGCCACGCCGGTGAACTGGACCAGCGGCGAAGACTGCATCATCGTGCCGGCGGTCACGGACGAGGAAGCGGACCAGACCTACTCCGACATCCGCCGCGTGAAGCCCTACCTGCGCTACGTGAAGCAGCCCCAGGGCTGA
- a CDS encoding Re/Si-specific NAD(P)(+) transhydrogenase subunit alpha has product MTIGVPTETCPGERRVSIVPAGIGALVRAGCAVRVSAGAGREAGIADADYEEAGALVVPDRASVFSEADAIVQVRGGGANPDSGMADVELLREGQVLIGFLEPLSTAAEIRALAERRTIACAMELIPRTSRAQSMDALSSQANIGGYKAALMAAEYLPKLFPMMMTAAGTITPAHVFVVGVGVAGLQAISTCKRLGAVIQAYDVRPAVKEQVQSVGARFVELELDTAESEGSGGYAQAMDEQFYAKQREMMARVVSENDVVITTAAVPGKPAPVLVTEDMVKSMNPGSVVIDLAAERGGNCEITEPGKTVVKHGVTLVGELNLPSTVPYHASQMYSNNIVNFLKLMINDGALDATVDDDIVQGATVTRDGEIVNELVRSVLDGTG; this is encoded by the coding sequence ATGACCATCGGCGTCCCTACCGAAACCTGTCCGGGCGAACGGCGCGTATCCATCGTTCCGGCCGGGATTGGCGCCCTGGTGCGGGCAGGTTGCGCCGTCCGGGTCTCCGCGGGAGCGGGCCGTGAGGCGGGCATCGCGGACGCAGACTATGAAGAAGCCGGTGCCCTGGTCGTGCCGGATCGCGCATCGGTGTTTTCCGAAGCAGACGCGATCGTGCAGGTAAGAGGGGGCGGAGCGAATCCCGACTCGGGTATGGCGGACGTAGAGCTGCTGCGCGAGGGACAGGTACTGATCGGGTTTCTGGAACCACTGTCCACCGCCGCCGAGATCCGGGCGCTCGCAGAACGGCGCACAATCGCCTGTGCCATGGAGTTGATCCCGAGGACCTCCCGGGCGCAAAGCATGGACGCCCTTTCCTCCCAGGCCAATATCGGCGGGTACAAGGCCGCGCTGATGGCGGCCGAATACCTCCCGAAGCTGTTCCCCATGATGATGACGGCGGCCGGGACCATCACGCCCGCCCATGTCTTCGTGGTCGGTGTCGGCGTGGCGGGCCTGCAGGCCATTTCGACCTGCAAGCGGCTGGGCGCCGTGATCCAGGCCTACGACGTGCGGCCGGCCGTCAAGGAGCAGGTCCAGAGCGTCGGGGCGCGATTCGTGGAGCTGGAACTCGACACCGCGGAATCCGAAGGATCGGGGGGTTACGCCCAGGCCATGGACGAGCAGTTCTACGCGAAGCAGCGGGAGATGATGGCCCGCGTCGTATCCGAGAACGACGTGGTGATCACCACGGCCGCCGTACCCGGAAAGCCGGCGCCCGTGCTGGTGACGGAAGACATGGTCAAGAGCATGAATCCCGGCTCGGTCGTGATCGACCTGGCGGCGGAACGGGGAGGAAACTGCGAGATCACGGAACCGGGCAAGACCGTCGTCAAGCACGGCGTGACCCTCGTGGGCGAACTGAACCTGCCTTCGACCGTACCCTATCACGCGAGCCAGATGTACTCCAACAACATCGTGAACTTCCTGAAACTGATGATCAACGACGGCGCGCTGGACGCGACCGTGGACGACGATATCGTGCAGGGCGCGACCGTTACCCGCGACGGCGAGATCGTCAACGAACTGGTCCGTTCCGTACTTGACGGTACCGGCTGA
- the purT gene encoding formate-dependent phosphoribosylglycinamide formyltransferase: protein MAALGTPLSPSATRVLMCGSGELGKEVVIEFQRLGVEVVAVDRYANAPAMQVAHRSHVVDMLDPSALRAVIERENPDFIVPEIEAIATGALVDLESEGYHVVPTARAVHLTMNREGIRRLAAEELGLTTSPYRFAETREAYERAVREIGLPCVIKPVMSSSGKGQSTVRHTSEAAGAWQRAHDEARGGAGKVIVEGFVEFDYEITLLTVRHAGGTGFCPPIGHEQVDGDYRYSWQPQPMSEKAWAEARRTAAAVTTALGGRGVFGVELFVRGDEVVFSEVSPRPHDTGMVTLISQDLSEFALHARAVLGLPIPEIRQHGPSASAALVVEGESDRMKFGNLGSALAEPDTGLYLFGKPEVSGHRRLGVVVARGADIDAARAKADRAMESVRVEL, encoded by the coding sequence ATGGCCGCGCTAGGCACGCCGCTGTCCCCTTCGGCGACCCGGGTGCTGATGTGCGGTTCAGGCGAACTGGGCAAGGAAGTGGTCATCGAGTTCCAGCGCCTGGGCGTGGAAGTGGTCGCGGTCGACCGTTACGCCAACGCGCCGGCCATGCAGGTGGCCCACCGCTCCCACGTGGTGGACATGCTGGACCCATCCGCCCTGCGCGCGGTGATCGAGCGGGAAAACCCCGATTTCATCGTACCCGAAATAGAAGCCATCGCCACCGGCGCCCTGGTGGACCTTGAATCGGAAGGATATCACGTCGTTCCCACGGCGCGGGCCGTCCACCTGACCATGAACCGGGAAGGGATACGCCGGCTGGCCGCGGAGGAGCTCGGTCTTACCACGTCGCCCTATCGCTTCGCCGAGACCCGCGAAGCCTACGAACGCGCGGTGCGCGAGATCGGCCTGCCCTGCGTCATCAAACCCGTCATGAGCTCTTCCGGCAAGGGACAGAGCACGGTGCGCCATACATCGGAAGCGGCCGGCGCCTGGCAGCGTGCGCACGACGAGGCCCGCGGCGGCGCGGGCAAGGTGATCGTAGAGGGATTCGTCGAATTCGATTATGAAATCACGCTCCTGACGGTGCGCCATGCGGGCGGCACGGGTTTCTGCCCGCCCATCGGCCACGAACAGGTCGACGGGGACTACCGGTACTCCTGGCAGCCCCAGCCCATGAGCGAGAAGGCGTGGGCGGAAGCCAGGCGGACGGCTGCAGCGGTCACCACCGCACTCGGCGGCCGCGGCGTATTCGGCGTCGAGCTGTTCGTCAGGGGAGACGAAGTGGTCTTCAGCGAGGTCTCGCCCCGCCCCCACGATACGGGCATGGTCACGCTCATCTCGCAGGACCTGTCCGAATTCGCCCTGCACGCGCGGGCCGTGCTCGGTCTCCCGATCCCGGAGATCCGCCAGCACGGTCCTTCCGCCTCGGCGGCCCTCGTGGTGGAAGGCGAGTCCGACCGGATGAAGTTCGGCAACCTGGGTTCCGCCCTTGCCGAACCGGACACCGGCCTGTATCTCTTCGGCAAGCCCGAGGTCTCCGGTCACCGGCGCCTCGGCGTAGTCGTCGCCCGCGGGGCGGACATCGACGCGGCCCGCGCGAAGGCGGACCGGGCCATGGAATCCGTGCGCGTCGAACTGTAG